The Natronomonas salsuginis genomic sequence GAGGTTCTCGACGCGGTCGAACTCGAGGCGGAGATACGGACGTTGTCCGGCCACCCGGGAAGCCAACTGCTCGAACTCGCCGAGCGCGGCTCGTACGATCGGATCGTGCTGGGCGGCGGGGAAACGAGCCCGCTTGGCAAGGTTCAGCTCGGGTCGATCTCGGAGTTCGTCCTGTTGAACGCCAGAACGACGGTGACGCTCATCCGATGACTCGCGAATACCCTGATGACGTGGCGGGACCGTACGACGACCCACCGCGTTCGTTCGAGGACCGGACCGGCCGACACATCGAGGTCCGTCGCTACGACGGTGGGGTCGACACGCTCCTCGAAATGTATCGTCGGTTCGATCCGGAGGACCGCGCACAGGGGATTCCCCCCACCAGCGAGAGTCAGATCCGAAGCTGGCTCGACAAACTCCTCGTCGATGATTGCATCAACGTCGTCGGCTGGCACGAAGAGCTGCCGATCGGACACGCGCTCTTGGTTCCGGACGGACAGGGTGCGTTCGAGCTCGCGATCTTCGTGCTCGGCGAGTACCAGAACGCGGGAATCGGCACTGAACTGATACAGGGCCTCCTCGGTGCCGGGCGTGCGGACGGCGTCGAGTACGTCTGGTTGACGGTCGAACGCTGGAACAAACCCGCGATCGCGTTGTACCGGAAGGTCGGGTTCGTCCCGACAGACGACGGCAGCTTTGAGCTCGAGATGGCGACGAAACTGCTCGAAGACGACTGACCGTTCGACACCTTTCGAGTTGCTCCCGTTCGCGTCAGTTGGATGTTCCGAGACCGAAACAAACCGCATATCGATCTATCGATTCGCGGTCCGTTCGGCGACCGTGCGGTTTACACCGAGAGCACCGGCTGAGAGGCGTACGCGAGCACGTACTCGGCCGCCTTCTCGATCACGGCCTCCATGTCGCCCGTAACCGGTTCTCGGGGGACGACGATGAAATCCGCGTCCAGCATCTCGGCGACGTCGAGGATGACGCTCCCGGGATGTTGGCTCAGTCTGGAGACCGAAAACCCGCATGCAGAGGAATGGTCGACGGGAACGGTTCCAGCCGCGGCCCGAATGCCTGCCATCACTTGTTCTCCTCGGTCCGCGACGGCCTCGGCCTCGACGCTCCCATCGTTCATCACGCCCGCCGCGTTCTCTCCGAGGAGATACAGAGCGTGAACGCACGCGCCGTAGCGTTCCGCGATCGCGATGGCGTATTCGACGGCGTCCATCGCCGCCCGGGTGCCGTCGACCGGGACGAGTACCGTATCGATCTCCATATCCGGGCTTCGAGAGACACCGACATAAAAGGCACCCGATGTCGGTTATGTGTTCATCGTCGCGGTTCGACGGCCGCCAGCTGTCCGAATCGTACCGGGCGACACGCGTATCCGGCGGAGAGTGTATGGGTTTATGATCCCCGCGAATCCACCCAAACGCATGTTCGAGACGGTGGTTGTAGCGACGGACGGCTCCGAGAGCGTGTCTCGGGCCGTCGATTGTACGCTCGATCTCGCTCGCCGGTTCGACGCCACGGTACACGCGCTCTACGTCGTCAACGAGGGCCGCGTCCAGCCGCTTCCCGAACGGGTACAGAAAGACGTTCGCAGCGCGCTGGACGAGCGGGGCGCGGAAGCGCTTGATCGGATCGCCGACGCGAACCGAGCGCTCGACGACCCCGTCGAGCTGGAGACGGCCGTTCGAGTCGGCCGTCCAGGAAAAGAGATCGTGGGGTACGTCGACGACGTTGACGCCGATGGGATCGCGATGGGGACGCGAGGCCGAAGCGGCGAGCACTCGTTTGTCCTCGGAAGCGTCGCCGAACACGTCGTCCGAACCTGCCCGATGCCGGTGTTGACCGTCCGCCAGTTGGAGTAGTGACGACCGCCGGCGTTGAACGGGAGGCTTATGACTCCACCACCCAGTCGTTGCGTATGGATGATCGACTCATCGACGACGGGACGATCCCGCTGTATCGTCGGTCGCTGCTCCCGGGTGAGGGATTTTTCATTCCGGACTCGTTCAATGAGACCGTTGCGGAGCGAGAGGCAAAGGAAGCGCTCTCGGGGGTCGAGCGGGTCGTCGTCGCGGATCCCGACGCCGATGGGCTGGGCTGCGTGGCCCTGATACGGGTCGCTTTCGGGACCGCCGGACTCCTCGCTACGAGTCCCCACGAGATCGACGACGCGTTCGAATACGTCGCTGAGTACGGCGAACCAAACGTCGAACTGTTCGTCTGTGACCTCTGTCCGGACTCCGAACGCGACATCGAGGCGCTGCCGGCCGTCGCCGAGTTGGCCGACAGCATCCGGTGGTTCGATCACCACCAGTGGGACGACGCGCTCGCCGCCGCCGTCTCCGAACACGCCGAACTGATCGTCGGCGATTCGGACGCCGTCTGTACGACTGACGTGACGCTCGAGGCGCTGCAACACGACTTCGACGAGCGCTACGTCGATCTCGCCGCCGTCACCCGCGACCACGACCTGTGGCTTCGCGAGGACCCGCGTAGCGACGACCTCGCCGACTACGCCTACTGGACCGATCCCGAGGAGTACATCGGGACGGTCGTCGAACACGGCGCGGATCTGCCCGAATCGGTCACGTCGTTTATCGACGAACAGCGGATCGAGAAGGAGGCGCTCATCGAGAAGGCGATCGACCGCGCGGAGTACCGAGAAGTCGGTGACTGGACGGTCGGCGTTACCTACGGCCGGTGCTCACAGAACGAGGTCGCGGAGGCGATGCGACAGGAGGGTGCGGACGCGTCGGTGATCGTAAAACCTGCGGGTTCGGCGTCGATTCGCGGCACCGACCGATTCGAGCGTTGCCACGAGGTCGCCCGGCAGGTCAACGGCGGTGGCCATCCGAAAGCCGCCGGCTGTAAACCCGACATCTACGATGATATGCTCGATTACGCCCATCACTGGACGACCCACGGTGCGATCACGAAACGGACGATTCTCGACGCCTTCTCGACGCTCGATTCGGCAGAATCGACCGAGTGAGGGCCCGCCACGGTCGGATTGGACCGTCAGGCTTTACCCGTATCTCCCGGTACCCGGTGTATGGATCAGCTTCAGCGATCGTTGCTCGAGTCGCCGATCGTCGAGAAGGACGACTACCACTACTTCGTCCATCCGATCAGCGACGGCGTGCCGATGCTCAAACCGAGCCTGCTCCGCGAGATCGTCATCAAGATCATTCGGAAGGCTCAGCTCGAAAACGTCGACAAGATCGTCACGCCGGCCGCGATGGGGATCCATATCTCCACCGCCGTCTCGCTCATGACCGATATCCCGCTCGTCGTCATCCGAAAGCGCGAGTACGGACTCGAAGGCGAAACGCCGCTGTTCCAGCGCACGGGCTACTCGGAGAATCAGATGTACATCAACGACGTCGACGAGGGCGACAACGTTCTGGTCCTCGACGACGTGCTCTCGACCGGCGGGACCCTCTCGGCGATCTGTACAGCGCTTGAGGACATCGGTGCGAACATCGTCGACATCGTCGCCGTGATCAAGAAGGTCGACGGCGCGAACGAACTCGACGAGTCACCCTACAGCGCCAAGACGCTGATCAACGTCACCGTCGAGGACGGCGAGGTCGTGATCATCGATCAGACCGGCGACAACTGAGGGTTTCGCTTTCTGCTTCGGTATCGTTATCGGACGATTAGCTCACAGTTTGTGGTGTTAACATGGCGTGCGATCCATCGTACGAAACCCGGTTCAACGACTAACAGATATTGTCTGCCGAGAGAATAGCGGGAGGACGATTTGAACGTCCGGTCTCCGGGTTATGAGCCCGGCGGAATCTCCTGGCTATCCCATCCCGCTACTACCTCGTAGTTGGGTCCGCCAATTAAGGGTTGTGATTGACCCGCCGTCTGGGGAATCTTGCCGTGACAGTTACACCCGCTATCGTCGGTGGATCCGCCACGTGATGAGACTTTCCGTGACGTAGTTGACGAACATTCCCAACCCAATCCCTGCCCCGCTGGCGACGAGAAGCCACAGATCGATTCCGAACGCCGATACGTCGACGTGGAGTCGCCGGTAGACGAGCGAAAAGACCACGAGCTGTACGGTGATGCCGCCGATTCGAACCACGTTCGATGTCGCTAACCGCCGTAGCGTCGGCACGAGACCTGCCCGCCCGGCGTCCGAAAACGTCCAGCGCTCGTTGAGTACGAACATGACCGCGATCGCCGTCTCGATCCCGGCGAACTTCGCCAGCTCCGGGAGGACGCCGATCGTCGTCAGCGTGAGCAAAACGGCGTTGTCGCAGACCGCTCCCACCGCACCGACACTCGCGAATCGGCCGAATCGAAACGGCGCGTACAGCGTCTCACCGAGCTCTCTGACGTCCATCATCGGTTCCGGTCGATGAGCGCGATCGGCTCGCTCCCGCGATGGACCGCGTGGTGGAACGAACTGTTCTGCAGCCGCTTCGCGCGATACCGAGTCACTGCGAGCGATTTCGCCATCGAGATCGTCGTCTTGACCGGCGACACCGTCGATCCGGGTTGGTCCTCCCAGACGATCGGTATCTCCCGGATGTCCAACCCGAGCGCGCCGGCGACCGCGAGCGCCTCGAGATCCCACGCGAACCCGGGTTCGTAGATGTGCGGTCGAATCCGCTCCCAACTCTCGCCATCGAGCGCTTTGGCCCCGCACTGATAGTCGTAGAGACTTGGCTCCAGCGCCCGTCGAGCGAGCCATGCGAACCCGTCTCCGAGTAGCCGGCGGACGTACGTCCGGTGGCCGACGATGGTCGATTCGGGATGCCGCCTCGACCCGACCGCGATGTCGGCCGACTCCAGCGCGTCGATCACGCGTGCGAGTTCGGCCGCCGACGTGCTCCCGTCGGCGTCGGTGAACGCCAACCGATCGGTCGAGAGCGCCTCGAACCCGGCCGTTATCGCGGCACCCTTTCCCCGCCGATAGGGAACGGCGCTCACCTCGGCCGTCGAACCGTCGAGTGCCGAAAGTCGCCGCACACACGCCTCGCTCGGGTCGTCGATCTCGACGCGGATCGTCTCGGGTGTCAGCTCGGCTTGGAGATCGTGGAGATATCGCTCCAACTGTTCGATGTCCGGCTGAAACGCCGGGACGACGATCCCGAGCGAACTCATACCGTAGCCTGATACGGCCGTGCGCAAAAGCGATTCGACTTCCCGTGATACGACTCCACAAACAATATACCGTTACACACCGCCGATACGCCTGATGGAGTACGGTCTCGTCGTCCTCTGGCTCGCCACGTATCTCGTTCTCGGTGCCCTCGCGCTGCCGCTCTCCGCCACTATCTTTCGGCAGTTCCGCGGTGCCGGATCGGCGTTTGCCATCCCGGTCGCCCTCGTCACGATCGCCGTCCTCGGGTATCTCGTCGGGCACCTCGCGTTCGGAGTCCCTGCCTTGATCGCCGGCGTGGCAGTACTCGGCGGATCGAGCCTCCGGTTCGGCGACCCGGATCGAACCGAATGGCGGTCCTACGCCGAAGTGGCCGTCGTCTTCACGCTGGCCTTCTCGCTCATGATTTCGATCCGTGCCGCCTCCCCGGCCATCGCGCCGCTACCGATCGCCGCGGGCGAGAAGTTCCTCGATTACGGGCTGCTCCGGACGATACTCCGGAGCGCCGCGTTACCGCCGGAGGACATGTGGTTCGCGGGCGAATCGGTCCAGTACTACTACGGTGGACAGCTGCTGACCGCGCTCTTGACGATCCTCACGGGAACCGCGCCGCGGTTCGCGTACAACCTCGCGCTCTCCGGTTTCTACGCCGCACTCGTCACCGCCGCCTACGGGCTCACCGGTGCGATCGCGGCCGATCACGGCGCGCCGCGGCGCCTCGCTGCGGTGATCGGCGCGTTCTTCGTCGGCCTCGCCGGGAATCTCTACACCGCTGTGCAGGTCGCCGCGTGGCTGCTCCCATCGAGTGTCGTCACCGCCCTCGGCGTCGCCCCCGATTCGGAGCTGCTCGCGTGGACGCCGTCGTCGTTCTTCTACTGGGATTCGAGTCGGATCATCGACGGGACGATCAACGAGTTCCCGCTCTTCGCATGGCTCAACGGCGACCTCCACGCACACATGCTCACGACGCCGTTCACGCTGCTGATCGCCGCGCTCTGTTACAGCTACTGGCAAACGCCAGAAACCGACACCGGGAGACGCCGCGCGCTGTTGCTCCTCACGGCCCCGGTCGCGGGCTTTCTGGCGATCGCGAACACGTGGGATTTCCCCGTCGCTGGCGGACTGGTATTCCTGACGGTCGCGTTCGCGCCCGCCGACCCTGCGACGCTGCTTCCGACGCGGCTCGCAACGCGATTTTCCACACGATCCGGCGTTCACGAAGAGCTTCGGCGCGACGGACTGTCCCTCCTCGGTGCGGTATTCGTACTCGTCGTTGGCGGGCTCAGCGTGGCTCCGTTCTGGTTGTCGAGTGCGAGTACCCGAAGCATCGGATTCCTACCGCCGCGCAGCGATCTGGGTCCGCTGTTGATCGTCCACGGCGGCTTTCTGTTGCTTTTCGTCCCCTATCTCACGGGTCGGATCGTCGACGAGTTCGAGGATCGAAGCTCGTCCTGGGCGGTCGCGACTGCCGCCGCTGTCGCCGTCGGTGCGATCGCCGCGTGGACCGCGGGATTCGCCGCGCTCGCACTCTTCGGTCCGATCCTGCTCGCCGCGTGGCTCTGTCTTCGAAATCGGACCGATCTCGGATTCGAGACGGTCTTGCTGCTCGGCGGACTCGGACTCGCGCTCGTCGTCGAGTTCGTCTACGTCGTCGAACCGCAGCAACGGGGTACTGGCCTCGAACGCCTCAACACCGTGTTCAAGGTGTACTCACAGCTGTGGGTTCTCTGGTCCCCCGCAGCGGGCGTCATTGCGGCTCGGCTGGCCGCCGATCGACTCCCCGGTTCGGCGAGTGCGGTCCGCTCGATCGATGCGACTCGGTGGCGATCGATCGGAACCGTGATCGTCGCCATCGCGGTCGTTTTTACCGGGCTGTACGCCGGCCTGGCGATCCCGGCACAGGTAGGCGACGACCCGATCGGGAGCGACGGAGCGACCCTCGACGGCGAGGCGTACCTCGACGCGAGATACGCCGGGGAAGCGGCGGCGATCGCGTGGATCGACGACCGCGACGGTCAGCCCACGATCGTCACGGCCGCCCCCGGCGGGTACCAGTGGGTCCCTGAGGACGGTGAGGGGGCGTCCGCACCGGCGAGTCTCACCGGCGTCCCGACGGTGCTCGGGTGGTTCCACGAGGCGCAGTACCGTGGGAGCGAGCCGTACGAGGATCGACTCGCCGACGTGCGAACGATCTACGAAGGGAACGTAGAGCGCCAGTCGGCGCTCCTCGATCGGTACGACGTCGAGTACATCTACGTCGGTCCCGCCGAACGGGCTTCCTACGAGTTATCCGTCGAGGACCACCCGCGGCTCACGCCGGCTTTCGAAGACGGCGACGTCATCGTGTACGCGTACGAGGCGACCTGACCTGACGGTCGGATCCGTGATCTCGAACAGGCGGTGTCGTCGTCGACGATCCGTCCACCGCGCTCCCGCTCGCGGATCGCCGGTGATCGGTCAGCGCATACGGTGCGTGGTCCCGTATTCGGTTATAAAATCTCGCCCGGTCGAGCGGTGTCGGCGACGTCCTCCGCAACTTCGAGCAGCGTCTCCCACGTGTTCACCCCCGCCCGCAGCGCGACGAGATCGTCGGCTTCGATCTCGACGACAATCGTCGCTCCGCGTCGGGACACCGCGGCCGTCGCCCGATCCCCGCCGATCTCGCCGAGTTCCCGCTCGACGGCTTCGCTGACGATCGCTGCGGTTTCCGAGGAACGATACGCGAAACGAAGGTCGGCAGTGTGCACGCTACTCGACGTCGACTTCTTTGATATCGCGGCTCCGCTCTTTCAGCAGCACGCGGTGGCCGCAGTACGGACAGCGGACACCGCCGTACTCGTCGAGTTCGACATCTCGCTTACAGCGGGAGCACTTGTAACTCATCGATGGTTATTCGTCTTCGTCGCCGATTGCGGCTCGAATGGACCGCGTGACGGTCTTTCCGGCCGGCGTCTCTGGCCGATAGGCACCGCCGGTGAACGTCTCGCCGGTCTCTTCGTTCACCCAGATGCCGGTGCCGACGCGCTTGACGCTGTCGCCGTCGACCGTCGCGTTCTGCATATCCGACTCGATCTCCGCGACGCGGCGGCGTGCGACCCGTCCGTAACGTGCACCGAACCGACCGGAGCTGCCTGTCTTGCCCTTCTTGGCCATAGTA encodes the following:
- a CDS encoding universal stress protein — encoded protein: MKTLLGIGGSEDSLRALEQAVERAKEAGDELTIAIVENPDASLSKAELRKRVGEVLDAVELEAEIRTLSGHPGSQLLELAERGSYDRIVLGGGETSPLGKVQLGSISEFVLLNARTTVTLIR
- a CDS encoding GNAT family N-acetyltransferase; its protein translation is MTREYPDDVAGPYDDPPRSFEDRTGRHIEVRRYDGGVDTLLEMYRRFDPEDRAQGIPPTSESQIRSWLDKLLVDDCINVVGWHEELPIGHALLVPDGQGAFELAIFVLGEYQNAGIGTELIQGLLGAGRADGVEYVWLTVERWNKPAIALYRKVGFVPTDDGSFELEMATKLLEDD
- a CDS encoding universal stress protein translates to MEIDTVLVPVDGTRAAMDAVEYAIAIAERYGACVHALYLLGENAAGVMNDGSVEAEAVADRGEQVMAGIRAAAGTVPVDHSSACGFSVSRLSQHPGSVILDVAEMLDADFIVVPREPVTGDMEAVIEKAAEYVLAYASQPVLSV
- a CDS encoding universal stress protein, producing MFETVVVATDGSESVSRAVDCTLDLARRFDATVHALYVVNEGRVQPLPERVQKDVRSALDERGAEALDRIADANRALDDPVELETAVRVGRPGKEIVGYVDDVDADGIAMGTRGRSGEHSFVLGSVAEHVVRTCPMPVLTVRQLE
- a CDS encoding DHH family phosphoesterase, which translates into the protein MDDRLIDDGTIPLYRRSLLPGEGFFIPDSFNETVAEREAKEALSGVERVVVADPDADGLGCVALIRVAFGTAGLLATSPHEIDDAFEYVAEYGEPNVELFVCDLCPDSERDIEALPAVAELADSIRWFDHHQWDDALAAAVSEHAELIVGDSDAVCTTDVTLEALQHDFDERYVDLAAVTRDHDLWLREDPRSDDLADYAYWTDPEEYIGTVVEHGADLPESVTSFIDEQRIEKEALIEKAIDRAEYREVGDWTVGVTYGRCSQNEVAEAMRQEGADASVIVKPAGSASIRGTDRFERCHEVARQVNGGGHPKAAGCKPDIYDDMLDYAHHWTTHGAITKRTILDAFSTLDSAESTE
- the hpt gene encoding hypoxanthine/guanine phosphoribosyltransferase, whose protein sequence is MDQLQRSLLESPIVEKDDYHYFVHPISDGVPMLKPSLLREIVIKIIRKAQLENVDKIVTPAAMGIHISTAVSLMTDIPLVVIRKREYGLEGETPLFQRTGYSENQMYINDVDEGDNVLVLDDVLSTGGTLSAICTALEDIGANIVDIVAVIKKVDGANELDESPYSAKTLINVTVEDGEVVIIDQTGDN
- a CDS encoding GtrA family protein, with the translated sequence MDVRELGETLYAPFRFGRFASVGAVGAVCDNAVLLTLTTIGVLPELAKFAGIETAIAVMFVLNERWTFSDAGRAGLVPTLRRLATSNVVRIGGITVQLVVFSLVYRRLHVDVSAFGIDLWLLVASGAGIGLGMFVNYVTESLITWRIHRR
- a CDS encoding glycosyltransferase, translating into MSSLGIVVPAFQPDIEQLERYLHDLQAELTPETIRVEIDDPSEACVRRLSALDGSTAEVSAVPYRRGKGAAITAGFEALSTDRLAFTDADGSTSAAELARVIDALESADIAVGSRRHPESTIVGHRTYVRRLLGDGFAWLARRALEPSLYDYQCGAKALDGESWERIRPHIYEPGFAWDLEALAVAGALGLDIREIPIVWEDQPGSTVSPVKTTISMAKSLAVTRYRAKRLQNSSFHHAVHRGSEPIALIDRNR
- a CDS encoding DUF2298 domain-containing protein, encoding MEYGLVVLWLATYLVLGALALPLSATIFRQFRGAGSAFAIPVALVTIAVLGYLVGHLAFGVPALIAGVAVLGGSSLRFGDPDRTEWRSYAEVAVVFTLAFSLMISIRAASPAIAPLPIAAGEKFLDYGLLRTILRSAALPPEDMWFAGESVQYYYGGQLLTALLTILTGTAPRFAYNLALSGFYAALVTAAYGLTGAIAADHGAPRRLAAVIGAFFVGLAGNLYTAVQVAAWLLPSSVVTALGVAPDSELLAWTPSSFFYWDSSRIIDGTINEFPLFAWLNGDLHAHMLTTPFTLLIAALCYSYWQTPETDTGRRRALLLLTAPVAGFLAIANTWDFPVAGGLVFLTVAFAPADPATLLPTRLATRFSTRSGVHEELRRDGLSLLGAVFVLVVGGLSVAPFWLSSASTRSIGFLPPRSDLGPLLIVHGGFLLLFVPYLTGRIVDEFEDRSSSWAVATAAAVAVGAIAAWTAGFAALALFGPILLAAWLCLRNRTDLGFETVLLLGGLGLALVVEFVYVVEPQQRGTGLERLNTVFKVYSQLWVLWSPAAGVIAARLAADRLPGSASAVRSIDATRWRSIGTVIVAIAVVFTGLYAGLAIPAQVGDDPIGSDGATLDGEAYLDARYAGEAAAIAWIDDRDGQPTIVTAAPGGYQWVPEDGEGASAPASLTGVPTVLGWFHEAQYRGSEPYEDRLADVRTIYEGNVERQSALLDRYDVEYIYVGPAERASYELSVEDHPRLTPAFEDGDVIVYAYEAT
- a CDS encoding KEOPS complex subunit Pcc1; this translates as MHTADLRFAYRSSETAAIVSEAVERELGEIGGDRATAAVSRRGATIVVEIEADDLVALRAGVNTWETLLEVAEDVADTARPGEIL
- a CDS encoding DNA-directed RNA polymerase subunit P encodes the protein MSYKCSRCKRDVELDEYGGVRCPYCGHRVLLKERSRDIKEVDVE
- a CDS encoding 50S ribosomal protein L37ae — its product is MAKKGKTGSSGRFGARYGRVARRRVAEIESDMQNATVDGDSVKRVGTGIWVNEETGETFTGGAYRPETPAGKTVTRSIRAAIGDEDE